In Citrus sinensis cultivar Valencia sweet orange chromosome 4, DVS_A1.0, whole genome shotgun sequence, one DNA window encodes the following:
- the LOC127901877 gene encoding uncharacterized protein LOC127901877, protein MSKGKEKVVEVGDDELGFLPSLLADSAFDPGAPLEPTSGEEGPSGSEDTLSEDQGGDSGEESSPRAPRPERRSTVGGRASLRDYAIDYMTCTTTFNKLDDLRLRYSIPGEIPLKIPGKKDTPSRPPRGYVTLFLESFKFGLRCPLQPYFARILNGLNLAPGQLNPNGWRVLSGLFILWDRCCQSEPTIDEVKHLYQLKSSPKDAVSWGVHFPLQPGQLKRVEAVLANSCSSRELLSTYNFLESRLILPGHKMEDAVPPLQALPPAPAKVGESSGAATDHVSSSPPVVPRSRLPDSRPEHLVPYLNELSKLVSKKDLEDFDGCTLGELVGAMQYSAFHLSCMTTYYKAKVGRYDRKMKEDIQSATTRADVAEKKAGELNVENLKLIEQESLAQAKAITLEEELTKVKEDLQRQRAMYEAQLESLRDSHRAQMDDLAAGVAQHMDEEAANEDAEGVEPIVTEEENSPPRAIPADVGEASTPPNATGDTPPAPEEVQPTDAAGLTDPRSS, encoded by the exons ATGTCGAAGGGTAAGGAGAAAGTCGTTGAGGTTGGTGACGACGAACTAGGTTTCTTGCCTAGTCTGCTCGCTGATTCTGCTTTTGACCCCGGGGCCCCCTTAGAACCCACTAG TGGTGAAGAGGGACCTTCTGGCTCGGAAGACACCCTAAGTGAGGATCAAGGAGGTGATTCTGGTGAGGAATCTTCACCAAGAGCGCCGCGACCAGAGAGGCGCAGCACAGTAGGAGGTAGAGCCTCGTTGCGGGATTATGCTATTGATTACATGACCTGCACAACCACATTCAACAAGCTGGATGACCTCCGGCTCAGGTATAGCATTCCTGGTGAAATTCCTCTCAAGATCCCAGGAAAGAAGGATACACCTAGCCGGCCTCCTAGGGGATACGTTACCCTGTTTCTGGAAAGCTTTAAGTTTGGGCTAAGGTGTCCCTTACAACCCTACTTTGCCCGTATACTTAACGGGCTGAATCTGGCTCCTGGTCAGCTGAACCCCAATGGGTGGAGAGTgctctctggtctgttcatattgtgggacagatgttgccaGAGCGAGCCCACGAttgatgaggtgaagcacCTATACCAGCTAAAGAGCAGCCCTAAAGATGCCG TTTCCTGGGGTGTTCATTTCCCGCTCCAACCTGGTCAGCTTAAACGGGTCGAGGCTGTACTGGCCAATTCCTGCTCGAGCCGAGAACTGCTATCTACATACAACTTCCTCGAGTCTCGGTTGATACTTCCTGGCCATAAGATGGAGGACGCA GTTCCTCCCTTGCAGGCTCTTCCTCCTGCTCCTGCTAAAGTCGGGGAATCTAGTGGAGCAGCCACTGATCATGTTTCCTCTTCTCCACCTGTTGTGCCTCGGTCTCGCTTACCCGACAGCCGACCAGAACACTTGGTTCCCTATCTCAATGAGTTGTCTAAACTCGTGAGCAAGAAGGACCTGGAGGACTTTGATGGTTGTACCCTGGGCGAGCTGGTGGGAGCCATGCAGTATAGCGCTTTCCATCTCAGCTGCATGACCACCTACTATAAGGCCAAGGTTGGCCGTTACGacaggaagatgaaggaggacaTTCAATCGGCGACGACCAGAGCTGACGTTGCCGAGAAAAAAGCGGGGGAGCTAAACGTTGAGAACCTCAAGCTGATAGAGCAAGAGTCtcttgctcaagcaaaagccattacCCTCGAGGAGGAGTTGACCAAGGTTAAGGAGGATCTGCAAAGGCAGAGGGCTATGTATgaggctcagctcgaatctctCCGCGATTCTCACCGAGCTCAG atggatgaccttgcagctggtgtTGCTCAACATATGGACGAAGAGGCGGCCAACGAAGATGCCGAAGGGGTAGAGCCGATCGTGACTGAGGAGGAAaactctcctcctcgtgcaATCCCTGCTGATGTTGGCGAGGCGAGCACCCCCCCAAATGCAACTGGTGATACCCCTCCTGCACCTGAGGAGGTCCAGCCAACCGACGCTGCTGGGCTTACTGATCCACGATCTTCttga